From the genome of Chelonia mydas isolate rCheMyd1 chromosome 2, rCheMyd1.pri.v2, whole genome shotgun sequence, one region includes:
- the LOC119565467 gene encoding coiled-coil domain-containing protein 201-like, with the protein MSAEEDSFLNVKRSLKKAAVKHSTPVDSMFSQSMLSLVDMTNQSIREQNISKRVYGSPMPKSSFQKQASSQEQLMHLDKLISQVTFPRKLSTVLDPEESSEEMSHSSWAAVPRRRLSTVLASEESSEEPSFKTMVPPIVSAAAEVPAEPSKKTAKVTSKSVFAWLVTEIPGIKDPSVRKRRKRKFEKKLLEAKQQEWELRQLKNIEEATRHELTIEEI; encoded by the exons ATGTCAGCGGAAGAAGATTCTTTCTTAAATGTCAAAAGATCTTTGAAAAAGGCAGCAGTGAAACATAGCACTCCGGTGGATTCAATGTTCTCCCAAAGTATGTTATCTCTGGTGGATATGACGAATCAATCTATCAGAGAACAAAACATAAGTAAGAGAGTCTATGGGTCTCCAATGCCAAAATCATCCTTCCAGAAACAAGCATCGTCCCAAGAACAACTAATGCACCTTGACAAGCTCATTTCTCAAGTCACTTTTCCAAGAAAGCTTTCCACAGTATTGGACCCAGAGGAATCAAGTGAAGAGATGAGCCACAGCTCTTGGGCTGCAGTTCCCAGAAGACGACTTTCAACAGTGTTGGCTTCAGAGGAATCCAGTGAAGAGCCAAGCTTCAAGACAATGGTTCCCCCTATAGTAAGTGCAGCAGCTGAAGTCCCTGCTGAACCATCTAAGAAGACAGCCAAAGTAACTTCTAAAAGTGTATTTGCATGGCTGGTTACTGAAATTCCTGGGATAAAAGATCCCTCagtaagaaaaagaagaaaaaggaaatttgaaaaaaaacttttg gAAGCAAAACAGCAAGAATGGGAATTACGTCAACTTAAAAATATCGAAGAGGCGACGAGACATGAGCTGACAATTGAAGAAATTTGA